In the genome of Apodemus sylvaticus chromosome 2, mApoSyl1.1, whole genome shotgun sequence, one region contains:
- the LOC127677567 gene encoding nuclear pore complex protein Nup50-like, which translates to MAKKNAKKEATGRNWQRDAEEEGTFSQASEDVLRNRTIKRAKRRHTRPQPEGKGASKGIKSLAVPSGRGEFGGSPGEKPLEVLTTRRNTARAAAEPKAALGSVTANEPPSLEHEQISDAQTNVHSQQPVSPGLAFSQACAGSVYHRQLTGLNCSVRDWIVKHVNANPFCDLTPVFKQYEKYLAAIEKQLHSSCGCLSESEPNRGLVATQPPSLAVTTELQPELATKADPVQGATGTSSNFGKNTEAPVWGSLSPGPMHGVSSSTGSSSLSGKGTAQKKPASAKTLESPALGSSDECKGKRDEPPKVLLGEEKEESIFYCKKCKLFYKKDNEFKEKGVGTLYLKSTANQKTRLLVQDTKLGNILLNILIPPDMPCTRMGRNNVLIDCVPNPPLDKKISTIKVAMLIRVKTSKEADELHKILLQKMDA; encoded by the coding sequence ATGGCCAAAAAAAATGCCAAGAAGGAAGCGACAGGCAGGAACTGGCAAAGAGATGCCGAAGAGGAGGGAACATTCTCACAGGCCAGTGAGGACGTCCTGAGGAATAGAACCATAAAGAGAGCCAAGCGGAGACACACCCGCCCCCAGCCCGAGGGTAAAGGGGCTTCCAAGGGGATTAAAAGTTTGGCTGTGCCTTCCGGAAGAGGAGAATTTGGTGGTAGCCCTGGAGAGAAGCCTCTGGAAGTATTGACAACCAGAAGGaacacagccagggctgcagcagAGCCCAAGGCAGCCTTGGGTTCTGTTACTGCAAATGAGCCCCCCTCTTTGGAGCATGAGCAGATCTCAGACGCCCAGACGAATGTCCACAGTCAGCAGCCTGTCTCCCCGGGCCTTGCTTTCAGTCAAGCTTGCGCTGGGAGTGTCTACCACAGGCAGTTGACCGGCCTGAACTGCTCAGTCCGGGACTGGATAGTGAAGCACGTGAACGCGAATCCGTTCTGTGACCTGACGCCGGTCTTTAAGCAGTATGAGAAATACTTGGCTGCCATCGAGAAGCAGCTCCACAGCAGCTGCGGCTGTCTTTCTGAAAGTGAGCCCAACAGGGGCTTGGTTGCGACACAGCCTCCTTCCCTAGCTGTTACCACTGAACTACAGCCAGAGTTGGCCACAAAAGCCGACCCAGTGCAAGGAGCAACAGGTACCTCCAGTAACTTTGGCAAAAACACTGAAGCCCCAGTTTGGGGTTCCTTAAGCCCTGGTCCCATGCATGGAGTTTCATCATCCACCGGAAGCTCCAGCTTAAGTGGGAAAGGTACAGCACAGAAAAAGCCAGCGTCTGCAAAAACTCTGGAGAGTCCGGCTCTAGGCAGCAGTGATGAATGCAAAGGTAAAAGGGACGAGCCACCCAAAGTGCTCCTTggtgaagagaaggaggagagtaTTTTCTACTGCAAGAAGTGTAAACTGTTTTACAAGAAAGACAACGAATTTAAAGAAAAGGGTGTTGGCACGCTGTATTTAAAATCCACAGCCAATCAGAAGACGCGGCTCTTAGTGCAGGATACTAAGTTAGGCAACATACTCCTGAACATTCTGATCCCACCCGATATGCCGTGTACCCGGATGGGGAGAAACAATGTCCTTATCGACTGTGTTCCAAATCCACCACTAGATAAGAAGATCTCCACCATCAAGGTCGCCATGCTAATTCGGGTAAAAACAAGTAAGGAGGCTGATGAATTGCACAAAATTTTACTGCAGAAAATGGATGCCTGA